One Euphorbia lathyris chromosome 1, ddEupLath1.1, whole genome shotgun sequence DNA segment encodes these proteins:
- the LOC136213514 gene encoding uncharacterized protein has protein sequence MKLVWSPDNALKAYIDTVQSCELFQESSVAELISAMAAGWNAQHIVETWSQGGVIATSIGLAIASRHTGGRHVCIVPDEQSKSEYTYAMTEAGMSPEIIVGEAEEVMDRVVDIDFLVVDSRRKDFAKVLRLAKLGNRGAVMVCKNANARASSFRWRSVVEEESRRLVRSVFLPVGKGLDVAHVGSSGGNSRARKGEKKWITHIDSQSGEEHVIRKGR, from the exons atgaagctTGTTTGGTCTCCTGATAATGCATTAAAGGCCTACATCGACACTGTTCAATCG TGTGAGTTATTCCAAGAATCAAGTGTAGCGGAGCTGATCTCAGCCATGGCAGCAGGATGGAACGCTCAGCATATAGTAGAAACATGGTCACAAGGAGGTGTAATCGCAACAAGCATCGGTTTAGCGATAGCCAGCCGTCATACCGGCGGAAGACATGTTTGCATAGTCCCCGATGAACAATCGAAATCGGAATACACATACGCGATGACAGAGGCTGGAATGTCACCGGAAATTATCGTCGGGGAAGCGGAGGAAGTCATGGATCGAGTAGTAGACATAGATTTCTTGGTAGTAGATTCGCGGCGGAAGGATTTTGCCAAGGTTTTGAGGCTAGCGAAACTCGGAAACCGAGGTGCGGTTATGGTATGCAAGAACGCAAACGCAAGAGCTTCGAGTTTTAGATGGAGAAGTGTGGTGGAAGAAGAATCTCGGCGGCTTGTGAGGTCGGTGTTTTTGCCGGTAGGGAAAGGGCTTGATGTTGCTCATGTAGGAAGTAGTGGGGGAAATTCAAGGGCAAGGAAGGGTGAGAAGAAATGGATTACACATATAGATAGTCAATCTGGGGAAGAACATGTTATCAGAAAGGGAAGATGA
- the LOC136210606 gene encoding uncharacterized protein: protein MGAIRITTNMILKEVLSHRLLLPSSLSPSPSLRLSLPTLGATSLQFTRREFSFTRIRCAASDDKKVSSRLSQVQQLLQEAEERAAAAGNEPPPKITIDHVNVSFARSGGPGGQNVNKVSTKVDMRFNVQNAYWLSERIREKIMQTEKNRINKEGEIVISSTKTRTQKGNIEDALAKLQAIIDAASYVPPPPSEEQKKKIAKMAAIGEQKRLKSKKALSDKKAFRRSRNSWD, encoded by the exons ATGGGGGCCATTAGAATCACCACAAACATGATCCTTAAGGAGGTTCTCAGTCACAGGCTACTATTGCCTTCTTCCTTATCACCATCACCTTCTCTCCGTCTCTCGCTGCCTACCCTAGGTGCCACTTCTCTGCAATTCACACGCCGCGAATTCAGTTTCACCCGGATTCGATGCGCCGCCTCCGATGACAAGAAGGTTTCTTCTCGTCTCTCGCAGGTTCAGCAGCTTCTACAAGAAGCTGAGGAGCGAGCCGCCGCTGCTGGGAATGAGCCGCCCCCAAAAATCACAATTG ATCATGTCAATGTGAGTTTTGCTAGGAGTGGTGGGCCTGGAGGCCAGAATGTGAATAAAG TGAGCACCAAGGTGGACATGCGCTTCAATGTTCAAAATGCATACTGGTTAAGTGAAAGAATCAGGGAGAAGATTATGCAAACG GAAAAGAATCGAATCAACAAGGAgggagagattgtgatttcttcAACAAAGACTAGAACCCAGAA GGGTAACATTGAAGACGCTTTGGCAAAGCTACAG GCTATTATTGATGCTGCTTCTTATGTTCCACCTCCTCCCTCAGAAgagcaaaagaagaaaattgCTAAGAT GGCTGCCATAGGGGAGCAGAAACGACTTAAAAGTAAGAAAGCTCTTTCAGACAAGAAGGCCTTCAGAAGAAGTAGGAACAGCTGGGACTAA